One window of the Nicotiana tabacum cultivar K326 chromosome 4, ASM71507v2, whole genome shotgun sequence genome contains the following:
- the LOC107784042 gene encoding uncharacterized protein LOC107784042, which produces MAEDSELWDVICDGPFILMKTIGEPTVTVPKTRKEYNDVDRKAIEKNFRAKKILTCGIGQNEYNRISAYQSTKEIWEALQMAHEGTTQVKQSEIDMLTTEYEFFRMKDDESIQDMHTRFTSIINELHSLGEIIPRNKLVRKILSVLFDSWESKVNAIIEAKDLQKLTINELIGNMKTYEMKKKKDHERREPKKEKNMVLKADNNDSSDKATKRNPIPDKRFKRKKAADNVVKQALAAWGDSSSEDDAQGDTSMMAVKCEAAEYDSIFALMEKSDDDEDNDDDEEVVKGSSQKWYMDSVTNLVTDEVVLMAKRYKNIYVADFESLHNRDLICLSVVDDDAELWHTRLGHASLTLLNKLVKKDLVRRLPKSSFKDHKVCDACVKGKQVRSLFKTKKDVSTSRPLVLLHMVLCGPMRVPSKGGKRNIFVIVDDYSRFTWTLFLRTKDETFPVFAAFVKKIQVKMSHNVVSIRSDHGTEFDNAKFDEFCAENVGLQKSFWAEAVNTAYYLENRCMIRPSLNKTLYELLNGRKPKLTHLRTFGCKCFVLNNGKEALGKFDAKSDEGIFLGYSSQSKAYKVYKKRTQCLEESIHVIFDELHHICGKDSPDRIDQDGEQSKVLGEVIDMANGKAVIMSQVKESNEDGTVVPPFDIEEPSPSITTTEAENRVVDVVQGTPDAERRSSTPVYNGSHSEEPGSSHNENQVSNWKHKSSHPLQNVISPLDLRIQTRSKSRNSLAFSVFLSQIEPKNIKEALKDTDWITAMQDELHQFERNNAPHAWYERLSKFLLENGFPRGKIDNTLFLKKRGRNLIIVQIYVDDIIFGVTNDSLCEEFAKLIGSEFEMSMMGELNVFLGLQVKQTP; this is translated from the exons atggctgaagattcagaGCTCTGGGATGTTATCTGTGATGGACCCTTCATCCTTATGAAGACCATTGGCGAACCAACAGTGACAGTTCCCAAGACAAGGAAGGAATACAACGATGTTGACCGCAAAGCTATAGAGAAGAACTTTCGGGCAAAAAAGATCCTCACCTGTGGCATTGGACAAAACGAATACAACAGGATCTCTGCCTATCAATCAAccaaggagatatgggaagctCTCCAAATGGCACATGAAGGAACAACTCAAGTTAAGCAATCGGAGATCGACATGCTCACCACTGAGTATGAAttcttcaggatgaaggatgatgaatccATTCAAGACATGCACACTCGATTCACCTccatcatcaatgagcttcactctcTAGGAGAAATCATTCCAAGGAACAAACTTGTTAGGAAAATACTAAGTGTACTATTTGATTCTTGGGAAAGCAAGGTCAATGCTATCATTGAGGCAAAGGATCTGCAAAAGCTAACCATTAATGAACTTATTGGAAATATGAAGAcatatgaaatgaagaaaaagaaggaccatgaaagaagagaacccAAGAAGGAGAAGAACATGGTTCTCAAGGCTGACAATAATGACTCAAGTG ACAAAGCAACCAAGAGGAACCCGATTCCTGATAAAAGATTCAAGAGAAAAAAAGCCGCTGACAATGTTGTAaaacaagctcttgctgcatggggagattCTTCCAGTGAAGATGATGCACAAGGTGATACCTCCATGATGGCAGTTAAATGTGAAGCAGCTGAATATGACTCTATCTTTGCCCTGATGGAAAAATCTGACGATGATgaagataatgatgatgatgaggaagtAGTGAAAGGAAGTAGCCaaaaatggtacatggatagtg TCACAAATCTTGTGACTGATGAAGTGGTCTTGATGgctaaaagatacaaaaatatttatgttgctgattttgagtcctTGCACAATAGAGATCTCATATGTCTtagtgttgttgatgatgatgctgaactatggcacaCAAGATTGGGACATGCAAGTTTAACGTTGCTGAACAAATTAGTCAAGAAGGACCTAGTTCGTAGGCTGCCTAAGTCAAGTTTCAAAGATCAcaaggtgtgtgatgcatgtgtgaAAGGAAAGCAAGTCAGGTCCTTATTCAAGACTAAAAAGGATGTAAGCACCTCAAGGCCACTTGTTCTCCTTCATATGGTtctgtgtggacctatgagaGTTCCAAGTAAAGGAGGAAAGAGGAACATTTTTGTcatagtggatgactactccagattcacctGGACTTTGTTCctcagaaccaaggatgaaactTTTCCAGTGTTTGCTGCCTTTGTGAAGAAGATTCAAGTGAAGATGAGCCATAATGTTGTGAGTATAAGATCTGATCACGGCACAGAGTTCGACAATGCAAAATTCGACGAATTCTGTGCTGAAAATG TGGGATTGCAAAaaagcttctgggcagaggcagTCAACACTGCATACTACTTAGAGAATAGGTGCATGATTAGGCCTTCCTTGAACAAAACCCTGTATGAACTATTGAACGGGAGAAAGCCCAAGCTAACACATTTGAGGACATTTGGTTGCAAATGTTTCGTCCTCAATAACGGGAAGGAAGCACTAGGAAAAttcgatgccaaaagtgatgaaggaatctttcttGGCTATTCATCACAAAGCAAAGCTTACAAGGTCTACAAAAAAAGAACTCAATGTCTTGAGGAAAGCATACATGTCATCTTTGATGAATTACACCACATATGTGGGAAAGATTCACCTGATAGGATTGATCAAGACGGAGAGCAGTCAAAGGTACTTGGTGAAGTCATTGATATGGCAAATGGAAAAGCTGTCATAATGAGTCAGgtcaaggaatcaaatgaagatGGTACAGTTGTACCTCCATTTGATATAGAGGAACCTAGTCCCTCCATCACAACAACTGAAGCGGAAAACAGAGTCGTCGATGTCGTACAAGGAACCCCTGATGCTGAGCGAAGAAGTAGCACTCCTGTCTACAATGGATCTCACTCAGAGGAACCTGGATCCTCTCATAATGAGAATCAGGTGTCCAACTGGAAACACAAGAGTTCACATCCTCTTCAAAATGTGATCTCTCCCCTTGACTTAAGgattcaaaccagatcaaagtcaagaaattcacttgccttctcagtcTTTCTCTCCCAAATTGAGCctaaaaatatcaaggaagcattgaaagatACTGATTGGATTACTGCTATGCAAGATGAACTtcatcaatttgagaggaacaaT GCCCCTCAtgcatggtatgaaaggttgtccaaATTTCTCCTTGAAAATGGCTTTCCtagaggaaaaattgacaacaccctATTTCTGAAGAAACGGGGGAGGAACCTGATCATTGTGCAAATCTATGTTGACGACATCATCTTTGGTGTAACAAATGATTCCCTGTGTGAAGAGTTTGCAAAGCTTAtaggaagtgagtttgaaatgagcatgatgggggaattaAATGTTTTCTTGGGACTACAAGTTAAGCAAACTCCTTAG